Proteins encoded in a region of the Pseudothermotoga elfii DSM 9442 = NBRC 107921 genome:
- a CDS encoding competence/damage-inducible protein A, whose amino-acid sequence MMKTASIITVGSEIIEGIILNTNEKYICYKLTEAGLKVIRTISVDDDIESIKNAVNYSLNDSDVIVLSGGLGPTEDDKTREAVAESLKLKIALNEELKKAIEKRISKYHRYVPSNIAKQAMVIENAKILENHVGSAPGQLVFHKGKILVLLPGPPQELEPMLNNALNEIKPQPDLSTLSMLFFSIPEAELDEIITSIVHDTSVKIATQASYFDGVRVRLSAPKAKAEELTKLSKKIIELTGEKFIGYGNITLEEAVIKLLKKKHQTLSIAESCTGGMISSRLVNIPGASEVFLGAIVAYNNSVKRNILNVSNKILEKYGAVSQQCVAEMAEGVRKIMKSDLALAVSGIAGPTGGSEKKPVGTVYFCIAGESIKDIQRLFYPQQRNVFRSRVSAYGLYLILKCLSNML is encoded by the coding sequence ATGATGAAAACAGCTTCAATCATAACTGTTGGAAGTGAGATAATCGAAGGAATTATCCTGAACACAAACGAAAAATACATTTGTTATAAATTAACTGAAGCTGGATTAAAAGTTATTAGAACAATATCTGTTGATGATGATATCGAATCTATCAAGAATGCCGTGAACTATTCTCTGAATGATTCGGATGTGATTGTCCTGAGCGGTGGACTTGGTCCAACTGAAGACGATAAGACACGCGAAGCAGTTGCAGAATCTTTGAAACTCAAAATTGCTTTGAACGAAGAACTCAAAAAAGCAATCGAAAAGAGAATTTCCAAATACCATAGATACGTCCCTTCAAACATAGCAAAACAGGCTATGGTAATTGAAAATGCAAAAATTCTGGAAAACCATGTTGGAAGTGCTCCAGGGCAATTAGTGTTTCATAAGGGGAAAATCCTGGTATTGCTCCCCGGACCTCCGCAGGAATTGGAGCCAATGCTGAATAATGCATTGAACGAGATCAAGCCTCAACCAGATTTATCAACACTGTCGATGTTATTTTTTTCTATACCAGAAGCAGAGTTAGACGAGATCATAACCAGTATTGTGCACGATACCTCGGTAAAAATAGCAACTCAGGCTTCCTATTTTGATGGCGTGAGAGTCAGATTATCTGCCCCAAAAGCAAAGGCCGAAGAGTTAACGAAACTTTCAAAAAAAATTATTGAACTTACAGGAGAAAAATTTATCGGTTATGGAAATATAACTCTTGAAGAAGCCGTGATAAAACTTCTAAAAAAGAAACATCAAACTCTCTCTATTGCTGAATCATGCACAGGCGGTATGATCAGCTCAAGGTTAGTAAATATTCCTGGAGCCTCAGAAGTCTTTCTTGGTGCAATTGTTGCTTACAACAACTCTGTTAAAAGAAATATTTTAAACGTGTCAAACAAAATACTTGAAAAATATGGTGCTGTTAGTCAGCAATGTGTGGCTGAAATGGCTGAAGGGGTTCGCAAAATAATGAAAAGCGATTTAGCTCTTGCTGTATCGGGCATTGCTGGTCCAACCGGTGGAAGTGAGAAAAAACCTGTTGGTACTGTTTATTTTTGTATAGCAGGCGAATCGATTAAAGATATACAAAGACTTTTTTACCCACAACAGAGAAATGTCTTCAGATCACGTGTATCGGCATATGGATTATATTTAATTTTGAAGTGTCTTAGTAACATGTTATAA
- a CDS encoding flagellar biosynthesis protein FlhF: MKIKKYMVNDIREALDQIKKDLGEDAVILSTRSIKKGGFFGIGSRRFLEVTAVAEEKNEQHANKDIYRFEEILVKNREKRQEEEIRELKQMLQEMKSMMFSKQVDLPQNMQKLLKALQIHEVDPVVSNKIMEYIHIAYGDVPVDDNFKQRLSEHIVPFVKTEVPILEKSVLFVGPTGVGKTTTLAKIAAKLKLIHKKQVAILTLDTYRIAATEQLKTYAAIMDIPMRVAYTPKEAKLELDAMHDFDVILIDTAGRSQNNDIQMSELRALVETITPSVCFLVVGMNCKYSDLKDIVKKFDVAKYTHTILTKMDETRSYGHIINISQLSGIPLAYITNGQRVPEDIIEANSRELSHILSKEVLKVAQSG; encoded by the coding sequence GTGAAAATAAAGAAATATATGGTTAATGATATTAGAGAAGCACTTGACCAAATTAAAAAAGATTTAGGTGAAGATGCTGTTATATTGAGTACTCGCAGCATCAAAAAAGGGGGTTTTTTTGGTATTGGTAGCAGAAGATTTTTAGAAGTTACAGCGGTTGCCGAAGAAAAAAATGAGCAGCATGCTAACAAGGACATCTATCGATTCGAGGAAATCTTAGTTAAAAACAGAGAAAAACGTCAGGAAGAAGAAATAAGAGAGCTAAAACAAATGCTTCAAGAGATGAAATCAATGATGTTTTCAAAGCAGGTTGATTTACCACAAAATATGCAAAAGCTGCTCAAAGCTCTTCAGATACATGAGGTAGACCCTGTAGTTTCAAATAAAATTATGGAATATATCCACATAGCATATGGGGATGTACCCGTCGATGACAATTTTAAGCAAAGATTATCTGAACATATTGTCCCCTTTGTTAAAACTGAGGTTCCTATTCTGGAAAAATCTGTTCTTTTTGTTGGACCGACAGGCGTTGGAAAAACAACAACGCTGGCCAAAATCGCAGCAAAATTAAAGTTGATTCACAAAAAACAGGTTGCTATTCTAACACTGGATACTTACAGAATAGCCGCTACAGAACAATTAAAAACCTATGCTGCAATAATGGATATCCCGATGCGAGTTGCCTATACACCCAAGGAAGCTAAATTAGAACTGGATGCAATGCATGATTTCGATGTAATCCTGATAGATACGGCGGGAAGAAGTCAAAACAACGATATACAGATGAGTGAACTCAGAGCTCTCGTAGAAACAATTACACCAAGTGTTTGCTTTCTTGTGGTTGGCATGAACTGTAAATACTCTGACTTAAAGGATATAGTCAAGAAATTTGATGTAGCAAAATATACGCATACAATTTTAACGAAGATGGATGAAACCAGATCTTATGGGCATATAATAAACATTTCACAGCTGAGTGGTATTCCGCTGGCTTATATCACAAACGGTCAGCGTGTACCTGAAGATATTATTGAAGCTAATAGCAGGGAACTTTCTCATATACTTTCGAAAGAGGTGCTGAAAGTTGCGCAATCAGGCTGA
- the cheY gene encoding chemotaxis protein CheY: protein MAKRVLIVDDAAFMRMLLKDIITKAGYEVVGEASNGAEAVEKYRELKPDIVTMDITMPEMNGIEAIKKIREFAPDAKIIVCSAMGQQAMVVEAIQAGAKDFIVKPFQHSRVVEALQKIN, encoded by the coding sequence ATGGCAAAACGAGTGCTCATAGTTGATGATGCTGCGTTCATGAGAATGCTTTTGAAGGATATCATAACCAAAGCTGGATATGAAGTTGTTGGGGAAGCCTCAAACGGTGCTGAAGCTGTGGAAAAATACAGAGAACTCAAACCCGATATTGTGACTATGGATATAACTATGCCAGAAATGAATGGCATAGAAGCCATAAAGAAAATCCGAGAGTTCGCACCAGACGCAAAAATAATTGTTTGTAGTGCTATGGGGCAGCAAGCAATGGTCGTAGAGGCCATACAGGCTGGAGCAAAAGATTTTATTGTCAAGCCGTTCCAGCACAGCAGAGTGGTAGAAGCTCTTCAAAAAATCAATTAA
- a CDS encoding FliO/MopB family protein: protein MGEIGELFWQVFLAFAFLVAFLGVVYFFVRRRNPFASSKNIRVIERCYLDRNSSIVLVRLIDSYYVLLITPGGGTVLKELSESEADHLEEAEKFSSIFFKKLGKNEKKDGS, encoded by the coding sequence GTGGGGGAAATAGGAGAGTTATTCTGGCAAGTTTTTCTTGCTTTCGCTTTTTTAGTAGCTTTTCTGGGTGTTGTTTATTTTTTCGTCAGGAGACGGAATCCTTTTGCTTCATCTAAAAATATCAGAGTGATTGAACGCTGCTACCTGGATCGGAACAGCTCGATAGTATTGGTTCGTTTGATAGATAGCTACTATGTACTACTCATTACCCCCGGCGGTGGAACTGTTTTAAAAGAATTATCGGAGTCCGAAGCCGACCATTTGGAAGAAGCTGAAAAATTTTCCAGCATTTTTTTCAAAAAACTTGGAAAAAATGAAAAGAAGGATGGAAGTTGA
- the flhA gene encoding flagellar biosynthesis protein FlhA, producing MKNLDVFVAVLVVSIVFLMVLPIPDSMLDFFQLLNIAFSLVIILSTMYIRHALEMSSFPTLLLIITLFRLGLNVASTRLILLEGDKFQGRVIRTFGEFVVKGDYIVGLVIFIILVIIQFIVITRGAERIAEVAARFTLDAMPGKQMSVDADLNAGLITEQEARERRENIRREADFYGAMDGATKFVRGDAIASIIIVLVNIVGGIVIGVIRHGLSIADAAKVYTLLTVGDGLVTQIPALLVSTATGILVSRAASKENLGQDLVKELSSERKVMIVTGLILVLLGIATPLPITSTIIGFTFVILAIYTARAVKEKPVTAPAGPAPSAPSRPILSTPQEVADVLQTDTVEVEIGYGLIPLADPSQGGDLLERVTMIRKQIAFDLGLVVSPIRIRDSVLLKPNEYLIKIRGAEIAKYELMPNRLLAINPGTASERIAGIPAKEPAFGLNAYWIEPVRKEEATKLGYTVVDPPTVFATHLTEVLKRNAADLLGAREFNLLIEGLREKFPQLVSDLIPSVMKQSELKKILQKLLSEGVSIRNLPLIFETLLEYGEKTTDIIYFSEQIRRALKRQIVQPLISDDGKLHAVAFDHDLEKKIADSLQDINGEKRISLNPQILRELMENLSKQLETLMKKGFSPVAVCSGAIRPYLSETIKRFLPNVPVIAYEELPDDVTMQVEGVVRL from the coding sequence ATGAAAAATCTTGATGTCTTTGTTGCTGTTCTTGTGGTATCAATAGTTTTTTTAATGGTTCTACCAATACCAGATTCCATGCTGGATTTCTTCCAGCTTTTGAACATTGCCTTTTCTTTGGTAATAATTCTTTCAACTATGTACATAAGGCACGCCCTTGAGATGTCATCCTTTCCAACATTGTTACTGATCATTACCTTATTTCGTTTAGGGCTTAATGTGGCCTCAACCAGGCTAATTCTCCTTGAGGGAGACAAATTTCAAGGGAGAGTTATAAGAACATTTGGAGAGTTTGTCGTAAAAGGAGATTATATAGTGGGACTGGTGATTTTCATAATTCTGGTTATTATCCAGTTCATAGTAATTACGCGAGGCGCCGAAAGAATTGCTGAAGTGGCCGCACGTTTCACCCTCGATGCAATGCCCGGAAAACAGATGAGTGTAGATGCTGACCTGAACGCCGGTTTGATAACAGAACAGGAAGCAAGAGAAAGACGTGAAAATATACGAAGAGAAGCTGATTTTTATGGTGCAATGGATGGTGCCACGAAATTCGTTCGTGGTGATGCAATAGCAAGTATAATAATAGTTCTTGTTAACATAGTCGGTGGCATTGTGATAGGCGTGATAAGGCACGGACTCTCAATAGCCGACGCTGCTAAAGTTTATACATTGCTCACAGTTGGAGATGGCCTGGTTACTCAAATTCCTGCTTTGCTGGTCTCAACTGCTACCGGTATACTTGTTTCTCGAGCTGCTTCGAAAGAAAATCTCGGTCAAGATCTTGTGAAAGAACTTTCCTCTGAAAGGAAAGTAATGATAGTTACTGGTTTAATATTGGTTTTGCTCGGAATAGCAACTCCTCTTCCAATAACAAGTACTATAATTGGGTTTACCTTTGTTATTCTCGCAATCTATACAGCCAGGGCAGTTAAAGAAAAGCCAGTAACTGCCCCGGCAGGTCCTGCACCATCTGCGCCTTCCAGACCCATTTTGAGCACACCTCAGGAAGTGGCGGATGTACTTCAAACAGATACAGTAGAAGTAGAGATAGGTTACGGTTTGATACCACTTGCCGATCCATCTCAGGGCGGAGATTTACTGGAAAGAGTAACTATGATAAGAAAGCAAATAGCTTTTGATTTGGGGCTGGTTGTTTCGCCAATAAGGATTAGAGATAGTGTTCTGCTCAAACCTAATGAATATTTGATAAAAATAAGAGGTGCTGAGATAGCCAAATATGAATTAATGCCCAATCGATTGCTGGCTATCAATCCTGGTACTGCTTCCGAAAGAATAGCAGGTATACCCGCTAAAGAACCTGCCTTTGGCTTAAACGCATACTGGATCGAACCTGTTCGTAAAGAAGAAGCCACAAAGCTTGGATACACAGTTGTTGATCCCCCAACAGTTTTTGCAACCCACTTGACTGAGGTTTTGAAAAGAAATGCAGCTGATCTTCTCGGAGCAAGGGAATTTAACCTGTTGATAGAAGGATTACGAGAAAAATTTCCGCAACTCGTGAGTGATCTGATACCATCCGTTATGAAGCAGTCTGAACTGAAAAAAATACTTCAAAAACTCCTAAGTGAAGGAGTATCAATAAGAAACTTACCCTTGATTTTTGAAACTCTTCTGGAATATGGCGAGAAAACAACAGATATCATATATTTCTCAGAACAGATTAGGAGAGCCTTGAAAAGGCAGATAGTACAGCCTTTAATATCTGATGATGGGAAACTCCACGCCGTTGCTTTTGATCATGATTTAGAAAAAAAGATAGCCGATTCCCTTCAAGATATAAATGGGGAGAAAAGGATATCACTGAATCCACAAATATTAAGGGAACTCATGGAAAATCTGTCAAAGCAGCTTGAAACGTTGATGAAAAAGGGTTTTTCGCCCGTTGCCGTCTGCTCTGGTGCCATAAGACCTTATCTTTCTGAAACAATTAAACGTTTCCTGCCAAATGTCCCTGTAATTGCTTACGAGGAATTGCCTGACGATGTTACAATGCAAGTAGAAGGTGTGGTTAGATTGTGA
- the fliP gene encoding flagellar type III secretion system pore protein FliP (The bacterial flagellar biogenesis protein FliP forms a type III secretion system (T3SS)-type pore required for flagellar assembly.), with protein MRKILIFILLLLPVLIHPQEELPFPSIGIEISPVGNERDLVTTLEILLIITILALAPSILILFTSFTRIIVVFSFLRNALGTRQTPPSQVLIGLALFLTFFIMQPVWNDIYNNALTPYMEKEIGYEELFSRMMGRVRQFMLKELVDHHNEDNVFLLASSVGKKFDKIEDAPNSILIPAFVLGELEIGFKMGVLLYIPFIVIDMIVSSILLAMGMIMIPPVLISLPFKVLLFIVVNGWDLLVSGLIKSFAR; from the coding sequence ATGCGGAAGATCCTGATTTTTATTCTTCTGCTTCTACCAGTACTAATTCATCCACAGGAAGAATTGCCTTTTCCATCTATTGGCATCGAAATCTCTCCTGTTGGAAATGAACGTGATTTGGTTACAACACTCGAGATCCTTTTAATCATTACTATTCTCGCACTTGCTCCAAGTATACTGATACTTTTTACATCTTTCACAAGAATTATAGTCGTATTTTCATTTTTAAGAAATGCCCTTGGAACAAGGCAAACACCTCCATCCCAGGTGCTTATAGGCCTGGCCCTATTTTTGACATTTTTCATTATGCAACCTGTATGGAATGACATATATAACAATGCTTTGACCCCATATATGGAAAAAGAAATAGGCTATGAAGAGCTATTCTCGCGAATGATGGGCCGAGTACGGCAGTTTATGCTGAAAGAACTCGTGGATCATCATAATGAAGATAACGTTTTCTTACTCGCATCGAGTGTGGGAAAAAAATTTGATAAAATTGAAGATGCGCCAAATTCAATTTTGATACCTGCCTTTGTGCTTGGTGAACTCGAAATAGGTTTTAAAATGGGAGTGCTTCTGTACATACCTTTCATTGTAATAGACATGATAGTCTCAAGTATATTACTCGCTATGGGAATGATAATGATACCGCCTGTACTTATTTCACTCCCTTTTAAGGTGTTACTATTCATAGTTGTAAATGGATGGGATTTGCTTGTTTCTGGCTTGATAAAAAGTTTCGCGAGGTGA
- the flhB gene encoding flagellar biosynthesis protein FlhB: MGRCFFTNSSQDYKFSGIFCKKLFKIDIQLFADPEKTEKPTPRRRRKAREEGQVATSNELNMAVTFLVAVFVMRFIFQRLIMFLENGSILFFSLEENDFLNNLSGRIYQSFKDTIFLLVLLFLSLIISVIFAGAMQTKFLLSFKPLKMDLKRINPVEGFKRFFSMRSLFELLKSILKMVIVGFVAYSVIRSNWILFRFYSDMETVDSLKLIFNLTYEVMLKCAIALFILAIVDYFYQRWEFEKSIRMTKQEIKEEYREIEGSPEVRRRQREIMARLARGRMLQQVPEADVVITNPSHIAVAIEYKSEEMEAPVVLAKGADEIAQKIIQIAKENNIPVVRNPQVARELYKTTDIGEQIPPNMYRAVAEILAYVYSLR; the protein is encoded by the coding sequence ATGGGCAGATGTTTTTTCACAAATAGCAGCCAGGACTATAAATTTTCTGGAATTTTTTGTAAGAAGCTTTTCAAAATAGATATACAACTTTTTGCAGATCCGGAAAAAACAGAAAAGCCAACCCCCCGAAGACGAAGAAAGGCACGAGAAGAAGGCCAGGTTGCTACATCAAATGAATTGAACATGGCAGTGACATTTCTTGTGGCTGTTTTTGTAATGAGATTCATCTTTCAAAGATTGATAATGTTTCTGGAAAATGGAAGCATATTGTTTTTCAGTCTTGAAGAGAACGATTTCTTGAACAATTTATCTGGACGGATATATCAATCTTTCAAAGATACCATATTCTTACTGGTCTTGTTATTTTTATCGCTTATCATCTCTGTTATTTTCGCAGGTGCTATGCAGACAAAGTTTTTACTTTCCTTCAAACCACTGAAAATGGATTTAAAAAGAATAAACCCCGTTGAAGGCTTCAAAAGATTTTTCTCAATGAGAAGTCTTTTTGAATTACTGAAATCCATACTGAAAATGGTTATAGTGGGTTTTGTAGCTTATAGCGTTATCAGATCAAATTGGATACTTTTCAGATTTTACTCAGACATGGAAACGGTAGATTCTTTGAAATTGATTTTTAACCTTACTTATGAAGTCATGTTAAAGTGTGCAATAGCACTCTTTATTCTTGCCATAGTGGATTATTTTTACCAGAGATGGGAGTTTGAAAAGAGCATTCGAATGACTAAGCAAGAGATCAAAGAGGAGTACAGGGAGATCGAAGGAAGTCCGGAAGTAAGGAGGAGGCAGCGTGAAATCATGGCAAGACTTGCCCGTGGAAGGATGCTGCAGCAAGTTCCAGAAGCTGACGTGGTTATAACTAACCCATCGCACATAGCCGTAGCAATAGAATACAAATCTGAAGAAATGGAAGCACCTGTGGTTCTTGCAAAAGGAGCAGATGAGATAGCTCAAAAGATTATACAGATTGCGAAAGAAAACAATATACCGGTAGTCAGAAACCCACAAGTTGCCCGCGAACTTTATAAAACAACTGATATTGGTGAGCAAATTCCGCCAAATATGTACCGCGCAGTAGCAGAAATATTAGCGTACGTTTATTCGCTCAGGTAA
- a CDS encoding chemotaxis protein CheA: protein MNEQYLSVFIDESKEYIQTLNDSLLRLEKDYHDSEAINETFRALHTLKGMSGTMGFETMSKLCHKMEQLLDKIRSKKITLDSDLLDKLFAGVDVLDKMISEIVKNGTDKVPNVDVQSMMESYEVESNIQTEKKSEKTAEKTNKAITVTDSIKKVISEAEKEGYRAYHLAITLSEGTQFKAVRMYMVFKAIEDHGGQILNSEPSVEDIEQEKFDLDVELIVIIKEDKENLRNILMSISEIEKVTIRDILADYAEETEEVRKIDEKTQEEKTEQSKEKKRLVQTVRVDIDKLDNLMNLMGELVISRSRIADTLRKYDIKEVDESLSQLNRITLDLQNVVMKVRMVPIAFVFNRFPRMVRDLAKQLDKEIDFVIEGEDTELDRTFVEDIGEPLLHMLRNAIDHGIEPKEERLAKGKPPVGKVILSARHEGNNVVIEVKDDGRGIDRASVLKKAIEKGLINESQAETLPDEKVYEFLFAPGFSTRTEANELSGRGVGMDVVRNVVESLNGTVGIESVKNRGTTITMRLPLTLAIIQALLVKVNKYVYAIPIANIDSTLNISKEQIQRIQDRQVTVIRGEIIPIAKLWDVLELPHDKENGTYNTVIVRIGNRKYGLAVDTLIGQEDIVIKSLGKIFSDVRIFSGGAILGDGSIALILDVANIV from the coding sequence ATGAATGAACAATATTTGAGTGTTTTTATTGATGAGAGTAAGGAATATATACAAACACTTAATGACTCTTTGCTAAGGCTTGAAAAAGACTATCATGACTCGGAAGCAATAAACGAAACTTTTAGAGCTCTCCATACTCTAAAAGGTATGTCCGGAACAATGGGATTTGAAACGATGTCCAAACTTTGTCATAAAATGGAACAATTGCTTGATAAAATCAGAAGCAAAAAAATAACGCTGGATTCCGACCTGCTTGATAAGCTTTTTGCTGGTGTTGACGTCCTCGACAAAATGATCTCAGAAATTGTTAAAAATGGCACCGACAAAGTACCCAATGTTGATGTTCAAAGCATGATGGAAAGTTACGAGGTAGAATCGAACATCCAAACAGAGAAAAAAAGTGAAAAAACAGCAGAAAAGACAAATAAAGCGATTACTGTAACTGATTCCATAAAAAAAGTCATCTCAGAAGCTGAAAAAGAGGGGTACAGAGCTTATCATCTTGCAATTACCTTATCTGAAGGAACTCAATTCAAAGCCGTCAGAATGTATATGGTTTTTAAGGCGATAGAAGACCATGGAGGCCAGATACTCAATTCTGAACCATCAGTAGAAGATATAGAACAGGAAAAATTTGACCTGGATGTAGAGTTGATTGTGATAATTAAGGAAGATAAGGAAAATCTTCGTAATATACTAATGTCAATATCTGAGATAGAGAAAGTAACCATCCGGGATATACTGGCAGACTATGCAGAAGAAACCGAAGAAGTCAGGAAAATTGATGAGAAAACTCAGGAGGAAAAAACAGAACAAAGCAAGGAAAAAAAGAGACTTGTTCAAACGGTCCGAGTTGACATAGATAAACTCGATAATTTGATGAATCTTATGGGAGAACTGGTTATATCAAGAAGTCGAATAGCAGATACTTTGAGAAAATACGACATAAAAGAAGTCGATGAGAGCCTTTCACAATTAAATAGGATTACACTTGATCTCCAAAATGTTGTTATGAAGGTCAGAATGGTACCTATTGCTTTCGTTTTCAACAGATTTCCGAGAATGGTCAGAGATCTTGCAAAACAACTCGACAAAGAAATTGATTTTGTGATAGAAGGCGAGGATACAGAACTTGATAGAACTTTCGTTGAAGATATAGGTGAACCACTTCTTCACATGCTCAGAAATGCTATAGATCATGGAATAGAGCCCAAAGAAGAGCGCTTAGCAAAGGGTAAGCCTCCCGTCGGGAAAGTGATCTTGTCTGCGAGACATGAAGGAAACAATGTGGTTATTGAAGTAAAAGACGATGGTCGTGGTATAGACAGGGCCTCTGTTCTAAAAAAAGCGATTGAAAAAGGTCTTATAAACGAATCCCAGGCCGAAACTCTTCCGGATGAGAAAGTTTATGAATTTCTTTTTGCTCCGGGATTTTCAACCAGAACTGAGGCGAACGAGCTATCTGGTCGTGGCGTTGGCATGGATGTTGTAAGGAATGTCGTTGAGTCTTTAAATGGCACCGTGGGTATTGAAAGTGTTAAAAATAGAGGAACCACCATAACCATGAGATTACCCCTTACTCTGGCAATCATTCAAGCTTTACTTGTTAAAGTGAATAAATACGTATATGCCATACCAATTGCAAATATCGACAGTACGTTGAATATATCAAAAGAACAAATACAAAGAATCCAAGATCGTCAGGTGACAGTTATAAGAGGAGAAATAATACCTATTGCCAAACTCTGGGATGTTCTTGAACTTCCACACGATAAGGAGAATGGAACTTACAACACAGTCATAGTTAGAATAGGAAACAGGAAATACGGTTTGGCAGTAGATACATTGATCGGGCAAGAGGACATAGTTATAAAATCCTTGGGGAAAATCTTCAGCGATGTTAGAATCTTCAGTGGTGGTGCGATTCTCGGTGATGGAAGTATTGCACTGATATTAGATGTAGCAAATATTGTCTGA
- a CDS encoding chemotaxis protein CheW, producing the protein MANENEFEVFVFSIGEQEMAFDVDYVSMVIEKPEITPVPKSKKTVLGVMNLRGRIVPVVSLNLLLDIESSDDLEEKVVVVNCEDVEAGFIVNKVKGVLTCKVTEVEKLQKLEKFGEKSKGIIKKGEELIVYLNLEKTLGELMAASEYSNEGVW; encoded by the coding sequence ATGGCAAACGAGAATGAATTTGAGGTGTTTGTATTCAGCATAGGTGAACAGGAAATGGCCTTCGATGTTGATTATGTAAGTATGGTCATAGAGAAGCCGGAGATTACGCCTGTCCCAAAATCCAAAAAAACAGTATTGGGCGTCATGAATCTACGTGGTAGAATAGTGCCCGTTGTAAGCCTCAATTTGCTGCTGGATATTGAATCAAGTGATGATTTGGAGGAGAAGGTGGTTGTTGTTAACTGCGAGGATGTCGAAGCCGGTTTCATTGTCAATAAAGTAAAAGGTGTTTTGACATGTAAAGTCACTGAAGTTGAAAAATTACAAAAACTTGAGAAATTTGGTGAAAAGAGCAAAGGAATTATTAAAAAGGGAGAAGAATTAATAGTTTACTTAAACCTTGAAAAAACACTCGGTGAACTGATGGCTGCTTCCGAGTATAGCAATGAGGGGGTATGGTAA
- the fliR gene encoding flagellar biosynthetic protein FliR: MELREFVETKFLAWVLIVTRNAGMFTIAPFFADWFVPLQVKVLLVVFLSWTVLPSISEVIPLHTPVAQIVLSMLSNYVIGLTIGFLALLPVIALSIAGEVFGTQMGFALSSVFDPQREEVPIHGELLYVFGLYIFVALKGHLLIYQAVVDSLNSIPVSKTLIDFNFVSVLTEKISEMFSIAMKIGMPMIGFMFVTSISLGIISRLVPQMNVFMVGMPLKILVGFILMVGMIPVWADVFSQIAARTINFLEFFVRSFSK, from the coding sequence GTGGAACTTAGAGAATTTGTGGAAACAAAATTTCTTGCGTGGGTTTTGATTGTAACACGCAATGCTGGTATGTTTACAATAGCACCTTTTTTTGCAGATTGGTTCGTCCCGCTTCAAGTTAAAGTTTTGCTTGTTGTTTTCTTAAGCTGGACTGTATTGCCATCAATCAGCGAAGTAATTCCCCTGCATACTCCCGTGGCACAGATCGTGTTATCAATGCTTAGCAATTATGTAATCGGATTAACAATAGGATTTCTGGCACTCCTTCCAGTTATAGCGTTGAGTATTGCTGGCGAGGTATTTGGGACACAAATGGGGTTTGCACTTTCATCTGTTTTCGATCCACAGCGCGAAGAAGTTCCTATCCATGGGGAATTATTATATGTATTCGGGTTATATATTTTCGTTGCCCTCAAAGGACATCTGTTGATTTACCAGGCGGTAGTTGACTCTTTAAACTCAATTCCTGTATCTAAAACGCTTATCGATTTCAATTTTGTCAGTGTATTGACAGAAAAAATCTCTGAAATGTTTTCTATAGCCATGAAAATCGGTATGCCAATGATTGGTTTCATGTTCGTGACTTCCATATCACTTGGAATTATCTCAAGGCTTGTTCCGCAAATGAATGTGTTTATGGTTGGAATGCCGCTGAAAATTTTGGTGGGCTTCATACTAATGGTGGGGATGATACCAGTATGGGCAGATGTTTTTTCACAAATAGCAGCCAGGACTATAAATTTTCTGGAATTTTTTGTAAGAAGCTTTTCAAAATAG
- the fliQ gene encoding flagellar biosynthesis protein FliQ — protein MTIEVFIDAFKNGIETVLVVVTPALLISLVVGLIISIFQAVTQIHEQTLTFAPKIIVVLLTVMFLGGWMLEKIVEYAKEMWEKLIGMI, from the coding sequence TTGACGATAGAAGTTTTTATAGATGCTTTCAAAAATGGCATCGAGACGGTATTGGTTGTCGTGACACCAGCCTTATTGATAAGCCTTGTGGTCGGACTTATAATAAGTATTTTTCAGGCTGTTACACAAATCCACGAGCAAACCCTTACTTTTGCCCCGAAAATTATCGTGGTTCTCCTGACAGTAATGTTTCTGGGCGGATGGATGCTGGAAAAGATAGTTGAATATGCCAAAGAAATGTGGGAAAAACTGATAGGAATGATTTGA